The sequence TGGCGCTCGTCTTCCGGCGCCAATGTCAGCGCCACACCGGTTGCGGGCGGCACCGAGGCCCAGACCGGCATCTTCACCGGGTTCGCCCAATTATCCTTCTCGCCCGCCGGCCGCTTGCTCTCGTCAAGGTAGCGGACATCGACGCGCGATTCGGGAGTCAGATATTTGCGGGCGACGCGCTGGACATCGGCGGCGGTAACCTTCCCGACCGCTGCGAGCCGCTTGTCGAGCAACTTGGGATCACCCGAACTCACCAAAGCCTCGCCAAGCGCGAACGCACGGCCCGATGCCGTCTCGCGCTCGCGCAGTGCCGCGGCGAGGATCTCGTTCTTGGCTTCCGCCAGTTCGGCCGCCGTCACCGGCTGGTCGCGCAGCCTGGCGATCTCGGCGGCGAGCGCCTTCTCGGCATCCTCGACGGTCGTGCCGCTCGCCAGCGTCACGATCGGCGCCAGGAAGCCGCCATCCTCGACATCGGAGAGGTTGGTCGAGGCCGAGGTGGCGATCGGCCGGTCGAAGATCAGCGCCTGCTTGAGCCGCGAGCTGTCGCCAGTCGCGAGGATGCCGTCGAGCACCAGCAATGCCGCCATGTCGGGGTGCGCCCAACCGGGGATGCGCCAGGTCGAGGCGATCTGCGGCAGCGGCACGTTGGGCGCATAGGCGGTGACGAGGCGCGGACTGGTGCGCGGCGCCTCGACAGTCTTGATCGTCAGCGGAATCGGATTCTTGCGACGCGGAATGCTTTCGAAATATTTGTTCACCAGCGCATCGAGCCTGGCGGGATCGAAATTGCCCGCGACGATCAGCGTCGCCGTATCCGGCCCGTAATAGGCTTCATGGAAGGCACGCGCATCCTCCAGCGTCGCCGCATCGAGCTGTTCGAGGCTGCCGATGCCCGAGCGGCGGTTGTTCAGCGTGTCATAGCTGTTCTCGTCGAGCACCAGCCGCATCCGGCCATAAGCGGGCGCGAGCACGCGCTGGCGAAACTCCTCCTTCACGACATTGCGCTCGGTGTTGAACACCTCGGCATCGATCACCGGCCGGGCCATGCGCTCGGCATGGCTCCACAGCATCGTCTCCAGATATTGCGCGGGAACGGTCTCGAAATAATTGGTCCGGTCGAACCAGGTCGAAGCGTTGCGCACGCCGCCGACATTCTCGGTAAGCCGGTTGATCATGTTGTACGGCATGTTGCGCGTCTTGCGCGACAAGATGTGCTCGAAGAGGTGCGCGAAGCCCGATTTGCCCTCGGGATCGTGCTTCGATCCGACATCGTACCAGATCTGCACCGACACCGTCGGGGTCGTCGTGTCGCGGATGGCGATGACCTTGAGCCCGTTCGGCAGCGTCCGCTCGGTGAAAGCGAGCGGCGGCACCTTGATCTGCGCCGGGGCGGCCTGGGCATGTGCCAGGCCGGGGAGCACGACGCCGGCCAGCAAGAGGGCCGCGCTGAAACGGCGGGCGAAACGCATGGTCATCCGAGAGAATCCTTCGTGAGGTCAGACTCTCAGATCATCACAACTGTACTATTCGCGCAATACGCGTTTAGCCCCTGCCGCCACGCGGCGGCGCCGTCGAGCTGCGCAATACCAGGCTGGCGGGCACGATTATCGGTCCATCGGGAGTCGGCCGCCCCGCCCGCTCGTCGATGATCAGTTCCACCGCACGCGCGGTCACCTCGGCGATCGGCTGGTTGACCGCCGCGAGCGGCGGATGTGTCTGGCGGACGATCGGCGCGTCGTCGAAGCTGATCAGCGACAGGTCGCCCGGCACGTCGAGCCCGCGCTCATGCGCCACTTCCAGCGTCGCCAGCGCCATGCGGTCGTTGCTGGCAATGATCGCGGTGGGTGGCGATGGACCGTCGAGCAATTGCGCGGCGGCGATCCGCCCCGATGCCGAGCTGAAATCGCCCTCGGCCAGCAGGCCCTGGGTATCGAGCCGCGCGGCGTCCATCGTCGCGCGCCAGCCGTTCACGCGCCATCCGCTCAGCACATAGTCGGAAGGGCCGGCGATGAAGCCGATCCGGCGATGGCGCAGCTTGATGAGATGCTCGGTGGCGAGCCGCGCCGCACGCTCGTCATCCATCGTCATCGCGAAGCCCGGCCCTTCCGCCAGCGAACCGATCCGCGCGAAGCTGATATGATGCTCGGTCAGCATCCGCGCGATCACCGGGTTGTCCGAATGCGGCGGCGTCAGGATCACGCCATCGGGGCGCAAGGCGGCGATCGCCGCCGAGAGTTCGCGCTCGATATGGTCGCTATGCGTGTCGACCAGCTCCACGATCAGCCGGTAGCCATACTCTGCGCATTTCAGCATCCCGCCCAGCATCATCTGATCGACCCAGTCGGTGCCCTGACGCTCGCGCCAGTCGGCGATGGTGCGGTCACGGTCGTTGAGGGTCAGGATCAGATAGGAGCGCGACCCTCCCATCCGCTGCGCGGCGATCGAGGGCACGTAACCGAGCTTGGCGATCGACGCCTGCACCCGCGCCTTCATCTCGGGCCGGACATTGGGCTCGTTGTTGATGACGCGGCTGACCGTCTGGAGCGACACGCCCGCATCCGCCGCGACATGCTTGATCGTAATGGACTGCTTCTTGCGCGCCATGCTCAGGCGGCCGCGGCCCGCGCGGCACCGCAATATTGCGCAACATAATCGCCATGCGCCGGCAGCGTCGCCACCGTGTGCTTCACCTGATCGCTGATCGTCGTCATCAGCTTGGCGAGTTCGTCGTCGCGCAATTTCTCGGCTATGGGATGCCAGGCGCGCGGGGTGATCCCCTGCCCCATCATCACCTGCACCCAGCTATTCTCGGCGAACAATTCGTCGTTCTTGCGGAACACGCGGCCGGTCTCGCGGAACAGCTCGATCTTCTGCGCCAGCGAATCCGGAATCTCCATCGACTGGCAATGCCGCCAGAACGGGCTGTCGCGGCGATCGGTCACCTTATAGTGGAGCACCAGGAAGTCGCGGATCTGCACCGCGTCGGTTTCCTGCTGCTCGTTGAACTCGGCAATATCGCGCTCGCTGATCTCGCGTAGCGGCATCATCCGGATCAGCCGCAGCACGGCGCGCTGGATCAGATGGATGCTGGTCGATTCGAGCGGCTCGGTGAACCCGCCCGAGAGCCCGATGGCGACGCAATTGCGGTGCCATTGCTTGCGGCGCACGCCAGTGACGAAGCGCAGGAAATTGGGCTCGGTAACCGTCTTGCCCTCGATCTCGCCCATCAGCCGCTGATGCGCCGCATCCTTGTCGAGATACCGGCTCGAATAAACGATGCCATTGCCGACGCGGTGCTGTAGCGGAATCCGCCAGCGCCATCCGGAATCGTGCGCGATCACCCGCGTATAGGGCACCGGCGGCGCCACGCTCTCGGTCTGGATCGCGATGGCGGAATCGCATGGCAGCCAGTGCGTCCAGTCCTCGAAACCGGCATGCAATGCGCCTTCGATCAGCACCGCCCGGAAACCGGTGCAGTCGATGAACAGGTCGCCTTCGATCCGCTCGCCCGATTCCAGCGCCAGCGCGGCGATGTCGCCGCTCTCTCCATTAAGTTCGACGCGCGCGATCTTGCCTTCGATCCGCCTGGTGCCGTCGCCCTCGGCCATCTTGCGGAGGAATTGCGCGTACAGCCCGGAATCGAGCTGATACGAATAGTTCATCCGGTCATCGGGCAGATGCGCGAACTTCTCCCGCAGCGCGGCGACCAGTTCGAGACAATAATCGCCGTACGGCCCTGCCAGCCCGCGCGCGCGCGCATGGAGCCAGAAGTGCTGGAATCCGGCCGACCAGTGATCCTTGCCGGTGATGCCGAACGAATGGAAATAGCGGTCACCCTGCTCCTTCCAGTTGTCGAACAGGATGCCGAGCTTGAAGGTCGCCTGCGTCGCGGCCATGAACTCGGCTTCGTTGATGCCGAGCAGCCGGTTATAATTGACGAGCGGCGGGATCGTCGACTCGCCCACACCGATCGTGCCGATCGCATCCGATTCAACCAGCGTCACGTCAACGGTGCGGCCCAGCGTCCGTGCGATGGCCGCCGCCGCCATCCAGCCGGCGGTGCCGCCGCCGGCGATCACCACCCGGCGCATGCGATGCTCGCTCATCGGCTGAGCGCCCGAAGCAGATAGGCGCGCAGACGTCCGGTACTTTCGGTGGTCATCGGGGCGAGTACGCCGCGCGCCTCGGCTGGGATATGCTTCACCACGTCCTCGCTATTCTCGAACACATAATAATCCAACAGATCGCGCCAGTGCGCCTTCTCGTCCGCCGGCAGATCGCGGATCGCCATCATCGCATGGTTCAGCGCGTCCTGCGGCTGACCCAGCCAGCGCGGCGTATCGCGCCACCAATAATTGACCAGCACGTTGAACGGCGCGAGGCCCTCGACATGGTGCCACCAGGTGGAGGGGATGTGCAGCGCGTCGCCCGGCGCCAATTCGGCGACCTGCGCGTGGCGCAGCGCTTCCCTGAAACGGGGATGCGCGGCAAAATCGGGCGCGTGAAAATCGACCATGCTGACCGCGCGGCCAGCCGGGGTATTGTCGATCGGTCCCAGATAGAGATTGCGGAACTGATCGGGCGGAAACAGCGTGAAGCGCCGCCGCCCGGCAGCGACACAGGCGAGGTTGTCCGGGAAGTCATTGTGCGCGGCAATTCTGGTCGGCGTGCCCATCCAGATGCTCGCGATGCACGAGCGCTCGCCGAGATCGGCATGGTTGGCCGCATGCAGCCCGTCGAAGAAATCATGCACGTCGATCGAGGCGAGATAGACCGGCGGCGCATCGGCCTTGCCCTCGTCGAGATCGATCTGGCCGAACACTTCGCCCAGTTGCGCCTGGACGGTCTGGAAGTTCATGCCCATCGCGGCATCGTAGAACAGCCGCCCGCCGCTGCCACGAGTGCCTACCGCAACGGTGAACGGCCGCGGCCTGGCCCGCGCCAGCAGGTAATCGCGCGCGGCCTTGCCCGATCGCAGCCCGGCCTGCACCAGCGGCCAATCCTCGACCAATCCACGTACAACGAAAGGCGTTTTCGCGGCGCGCAGCGCAGCGTCCAGCGCCGCCGCATCCGCCACCGTCACTTCGCGGATCGGCGCGATACTCGAAAAGATGCCCGGATCGGCCTCAGCCATGCGCGCGCCGGTTCTTGCGCGCGATCAGTGCGGAAAGGTTGGCCAGCGACGCCAGCGCCATGAAGATCGGCATCAAATGCCCCGCTTCATGTAGATCACCCAGCGCCGCCGCATCGAGAGAGCGCAGCTTCTCCTCGTCGATCACATGGAAGCCGACCAGCCGGTTGGTCGATCCATCGTCAAGCGTCACTTCCAGGATCAGTGGTTCGAGCAGCTCGTAGCGGCGCAGCGCCTCGAAGAAATCGCGCGACTCCCGATAGCCGGCATCGAGCGCGCCGAGCTTGTCGATGATTGTCTCCAGATAGGGCGTCGGCCGCCCCGTCTCGTCGAACACGCGCACGCCTTCGCCAGCGCCGATCCGCGGGCTCGCCATATCGATATGAACCTGCTTGGGCGCATCATCGTCGGGGTCGCCGCCGATCAGGAAGGGCTGGATCTCGATCGAGAGCGGACGGCCCTGCGCATCCCAGCGGCCGCCATCGAGATAGAGATTCTCCCCCGCCTCGAACCCGAAGATCGCCAGCGCGGTGAAGCCGTCTCGCTCGGGATTCATCCGGAACAGGATCGGATAGTCGTTCTGCACCTGGCGGAATTCGCTCGGCACCGTGATCGCGTACATCACCGCATCGCCAAGATCGGCTCCGTGCTCGGTGCGGATCCGCAGCTCCGCATGCGCTTCGGGGGTCAGGATTGCGTGGTCGGTCATTCAGCCATTCTTTTGCCCGAGGATGATCGTTCGGCGCGCAACGCGTCGAGATAGGCGCGGTTGTCCGGCAGGCTGGCGGCGAGCGCCCGCCCGCGCTGCTCGGCCTGCCGCATCTGCCGCACTATCGCGTCGCGCGCGCCTGTCCGGATAGCGCCCGGTGCCGGTGCGGGATAGCCCATGCCGTAAAGGACATATTGATAGCTCGCCGCCGGAAACACCTCGTCGGCCATCGGCAGATCGGCAAGCGACGGCGGCTGATCGCGCCATAGTTCGAGCAGGTCCGCCAGCCGCTCCGGGATCGAAGCGGGATCGCGGTGCGCCTGCCAATAGGGCTCGTCGCGCTCGCTCGGCACGTAATGCAGCTTGAGGAACTCGATGATCCGGCACCAGCGATAGCGAAACCGGTCGTTGAAGCGCCGCGCGTGCAGGTCCATGGTTGTGCGCGTCGCCGGGAAATTGTCGAGCAACGCCTCGACCGACAGCTCGATCAGCACGATCGCCGAGGATTCGAGCGGTTCGAGGAATCCCGCCGACAGACCTATCGCCAGGCAATTGCGCTCCCAGAAGCGTTCACGATGCCCGGAGCGGAAGGCGAGCCGGCGAAAGGTCAAATTGTCCGCCTCGCCCCCCGGTGTCGTCGCGCGAAGATAGTTGGCGAGCGTTTCCGCCGCCGCCTCGTCGCTGGTGAATTTGGAGGAATAGACGCAGCCCACGCCGCGGCGTGCGGGCAAGCCGATGTCCCAGATCCAGCCGGCGGCATGCGCGGTGGAAGTGGTATGGGACGAGATCGGGCTGTCGGGAGCGACCGGCACCTGCACGGCAAGCGCCCGATCGTTGAACAGCACGTCGCTGCGATCGATGAACGGCACACCGAGATGGTCGCCGATCAGCAGCGCCGAATGGCCGGTGCAATCGAGGAACAGATCGCCTGCGATGAGGCCCGAAGCGCGCGTCTGGATCGCGGCGATATCGCCATCCTCCGTCTTGCTCACACCCGTCACATGGTCGCGGACATGCTCTACACCCAGCCGTTGCGTCGCATGACGTGACAACAGCCCGGCGAGCTTCGCCGCGTCGAGATGGTAAGCGTAGTTCAACGCCCCGGCATAATCGGGCATCGCGCGCTGGCGCGGCGCCAGGTTGAGCGCGGCGATGCGCGGCTGCGGCCCCATCGCCTGCGCGAACGACATATTGTCCCCGGCGTCGCGCCACGCCGAAACCACTTCCTGCGGATCACCATCGAGCGGCGGCATGAAGGGATGGTAATAGAAATCGTCGGCAGCGCCCGTCCGCCAGCCATCGAAGCGAGAACCCTGCTTGAAAGAAGCATCGCAGGCGAGCAGGAAATCGGCCTCGGCGATCCCGATCCGCTCGAGCGTCCGCCGCATCGTCGGCCAGGTACCCTCGCCGACGCCGATCGTTGGAATATCGGGGGATTCGATCAGGGTGATATGGATGGGATCGGCTGCCGCGGGATCGGCCCGGGCCGCGATCAGGCTGGCCGCAAGCCACCCGGCGGTTCCCCCGCCGACAATGACTATTCTGCTGACCGATGCTTCCACTGACAGGATCTCGAGTTTCCGGCAACGAGCTTGCCGCCGGAAAGGGATGAAGGCCATCCCCTTTCGGGGGATGGCCTTTTCCCGGGGCGGCGCGCGCGCCGGATCAGAAGGTGAACCGGACGCCCGCCGAGTATCGCGGATCGCCCTTGGTCGCGAAAGCGACGTTGCGGTCCGACCGCAGATGTCCGCGGCGGCCTTCACCGGTCAGGTTGATGCCTTCGGCGAACACGGTCAGTCCGGGGATGAACTCGTAGCTCGCGCTCGCGTCGATCTGCCAATATTTCTCGACGTAGAAGGGATTGGCGCCCGCCCCCGCGAGGAACTGGTCACGCCAGTTCCAGGCGACGCGCGCCTGAAGTCCGTTCTTGTCGTAGAATGCGACGGCGTTGGCGCTGTCGCTCAATCCGGTCAGCGCGAACTGGGTCGCGCTGGACGGCTTGGTATTGTCATACTTCGCGCTGCCATCCACCTTGGTATAGTTGAGGATGACACCGAACCCGGTGTTCCAGAAGTTATGCTGGACCGCGAATTCCCAGCCATGGAGGTTTTCGGTCTGGCTGTTGTTGACCGGCGTGTTGATCTGGAAGGTCAGCAGCGGATCTTCCGGCAGCGCGAGGATGTTGCCCGTCGTGCAGCCCGAAGGATCGGTGCCGGTCTTCACGACCGAGCCGGGATAATTGTCGAAGATGTACTGACGAATGCCGCACGTCGTCGCGCCGGCACCCGCCGCCACCGCCGCATTGTACCGGGGACCGTTGGCGACCGTACGCAGCCCGAAGGCGTTTTCATCGGTCCGGCCCTGCGAGATGAAGTTCGACACATCCTTGTTGAAATAGCCGACCGAAATATAGCTGGCCGGCGCGTAGTACCACTCCGCCGAGAAATCGAGATTCTTCGACTTGAAGGGCTTGAGCCCCGGATTGCCCCGGCTGCCGGTGCCGAAGGCGATGCGGAACTGGTTGTCCAGCGTCAAACCGCCCTGCAGGCTACCATAGTCGGCGCGCGTGATCGTATGGCTGTACGAAGCGCGCAGCTTGACGTCGCGCATCGGCGAGACATCGAAGTCGACCGAAGGCAGCCAATTCTCATACTCGCCGCGGAACCGCGAGAAGTCCGATTTCCCCGAGAGCTGCACGTAGAATTCGTTGGCGGCGTTCCATGACGTGCCATTCGGGATCGGAACCAGAGCCTCCGAATCGATCAGCGTATGCTCATAGCGTCCGCCCGCGACCAGATGCGCCGGATTGCCGAACAGATCGAACACCGTCGATACCTGCAGATACGGCGCGAGCGTCTTCTCGCGGATACGGCGGTCGGTGGTGAATTCGGCAAGACACGTCCCGGGCGCGGCGACACCCTGCTGCGGACTGCGGCACGTGCCGTACTTGCTGTCGATCAGTCCCACCATCCGCTCGAAATCGAACCGGTAGAAGCTCTGGATCATCCCCGCGCCAGCACCCTGCACGCCCTTGAACTTGTCGGGCAGCGAGGTCAGCGTGAAGATGTCGTCGGGAATGTCCGAAGCCGGACCGGCGCCGCTCCAGGTCTCGTTCTGGATGAAGCCGAACGCCGAGCGTACCTTGCTGTCGATATACGACGCGCCGAAATCGATCGAGTCGAGGAAGCCGCCGTCATGGTCGTAGCGGCCGCGCAACTGCACCTGGTCGATCTCGTTCTTGAAATAGGCGTTGCGGAACGCATTGCCGGTCGGCGTGATCAGCGAACGGTCCAGCGGATCGATGCCCGGATGCATGGTGTACGAAATGACCGGCAGGTCGTTTTCGAAATTGATCGTCTGGCTAGCGACGCCGAATACGGCGTTGCCGACCGACACGCTGGAGCCGAACTTGTTCGACGGCTTCGATTCCGCGGTCGAGTGATGGGCGTCGAGCTCCATGGTTACCCCGCCCGGGGCATCCCAGCGCAGGTTTCCGCCAAGCGACTTGTTGATGCTGCGGTTGGCCGTCAGCGCGCCGCTGTACGACAGATCCTTGCGCTCGAGCGCGGCGAAGCGTTCGGTGTAGAATTTCGGGCCCGCGACCGGCCCGTCGGTCCAGCTGCTGGACGTGTCGGCGTGATTGAACCAGATGCCGACACTGCTGTTGCGCACTTCGACGGTGTTGCGCGAATAGGTATAATCGACCGTCGCGGTGAGGTCGTCGACCGGACGGAATTGCAGCACGAGCTGGCCGTTGATGCGCTCGCGATTGATGTCGTTCAGGTCGTAGGAGCCGTTTTGCGGCACCTGATAGACGTCGTTCGCCTTGGGCCGGTTGGTGATGTTCGCGGCGCGCGCATCGGGCGCCATCGCCAGCGATCCCCAGTTGTTCTCCGAGCCCAGATAGCCGTCGCGCCAGCCGACATTGGCCTGGTTCACGCTGCCCTTGCGCTTCTGCCACGAACCGTTGATCAGGATGCCGACCTTGTCGTCCATGAAGGTCGAGCTGATGATGCCCGAAATCTCCGGGGTGATCGGATTGCCGTCGTTGCGCGACAGATCCATCACACCCTTGATGCCGATGCTGCCGCGGATGCCCGGATTGTCGAGCGGGCGCGGGGTGCGGATGTTGATCGACGAGCCGATGCCGCCCGACGGAATCGAGGCGCGGCCGGTCTTGTAGACCTCCACGCCCGCGACGCCTTCCGAGGCGAGGTTGGCGAAGTCGAACGAGCGCGTCGAGGGCGCGCTGCCGCCGTCGCCCAGCGTCGAGGTCGGCATCTGGCGGCCGTTGAGCGTCACCAGATTATATTCCGGACCGAAGCCGCGGACGGTGACGGTCGAGCCCTCGCCGTTCGAGCGGTCGATCGAAACGCCGGTGATGCGCTGGAGCGATTCCGCGAGGTTGGTGTCGGGGAACTTGCCGATATCCTCGGCCGAGATCGCGTCGACCACGCCGTTGGCGTTGCGCTTGATGTCTACCGCCTGGCGCAGCGATGCGCGGATACCGGTGACGACGATCTCGCCATCTTGGTCATTGACAGCGTTGTCTGGTGTGGACGCGGTTTGGTCCTGCGCCAATGCGGTGCCCGGCACGGTCATAAGCGCCAGCATCGAGGCACCCAGTGCCAGCGATGACATCGAGCGACGGCTAATGCCCCTCATATCTATCTCTCCCTCCCATAATCGACGCGGTTTCGCCCGCCATCGTCGTTGAGAACGTTCACTTCAACCCATTGTCCTACGTTGTCAAGCCCCCTCATTTCGGCCGCATCGGTTGGATTTTCCCTGACAAGTTCCAATTGTGAACGTTATCAATTTATGCTTCCTAAGTGTCGATACCAGCGAGGATCGCGAGTCGACGCGGCATATGCGGCGGACGGCCAGCGAACGGCGACGAGAGGAAGAATCCCCATGAAAAACCTGTGCGCTCTGCTGCTTTCCGCGTCCGCGCTGAGCCTTGCCGCCCCTATCGCGGCGTTCGCGCAGGAATCCGCGCCGGCTGCCGATCAGGACGCCCGTGCCCGCGCCGATTCGATTGTTGCGCAGATGACACTCGATGAGAAAATCGCATTGGTCCACGGCCTGTTCCCGCCTTTCGCCAAGGGCAAGACCGCCGAGGATCTGATTCCCTCGGCCGGTCATATCGACGGCATCAAGCGACTCGGCGTGCCGGTCGTCCGCGAGACCGATGCCTCGTTGGGCGTCGCCAATCAGGTCGAGCAGCGCGCCGGCGATGTCGCCACCGCCCTGCCCTCCAGCCTCGCCACCGCCGCCAGCTTCGATCCCGAAATCGCCCGCGCCGGCGGTGTGATGATCGGTGCCGAGGCACGGGCCAAACGCTTCAACGTCATGCTCGCCGGCGGCGTCAACCTGACGCGCGATCCGTGGAACGGGCGAAACTTCGAATATCTGGGCGAGGATCCGCTGCTCGCCGGCACCCTCGCCGGCGCGCAGATCGCCGGCATCCAGTCGAACAAGATCGTCTCGACGATCAAACATTACGCGCTCAATGCCCAGGAGACCGGCCGCATGGTGCTCGATGCCCGGATCGGCGAGGCGGACCTGCGGATGAGCGACCTGCTCGCCTTCCAGATCGCGATCGAGAAGGGCAAGCCCGGCTCGGTCATGTGCGCCTATAACAAGGTCAATGGCGATTGGGCCTGTGAGAATGATTTCCTGCTCAATCAGGTGCTGAAGCGCGACTGGGGCTATCGCGGCTGGGTGATGAGTGATTGGGGTGGCGTCCATTCCACCGCCAAGGCCGCGAAGGCGGGGCTCGATCAGCAATCGGGCCAGGAGCTCGACAAGGCGATGTTCTTCTCCGCGCCGCTCAAGGCCGCGGTCCAGTCGGGCGACGTGCCGATGCAGCGCCTCGACGATATGGTCGCGCGCTATCTCACCGGCCTGATCGAAACCGGTGCCTATGACGCGCCAGTCCCCGGCAAGGCCGAGACACCGCCCTATGCCCAGCACGCCGAAGTCGCCCAGCGCGTCGCCGAAGCGGGAATCGTGCTGCTCAAGAACGAGCGCAATCTCCTCCCCCTCGCCCGCACCGCAAGGCGCATCGTTCTCATCGGCGGCGCTGCCGATCTCGGCGTGCTGTCTGGCGGAGGATCGAGCCAGGTCCGCGGTGTCGGTGGTGCCCCGATCGAGATCCCGCTCAGCCGGGGCGGTTCGGCTTCGTTCGCGCGGATCACCTACCATGCCTCCTCGCCACTCGCCGCGCTGCGCAAGGCGCTACCCGGCGTGCAGATCAGCTTCGTCGATGGCCGCAACATGACCGCCACCGCGGCGGCGGCGAGGAATGCCGATCTCGCTATCGTCTTCGCCACGCAATGGACCACCGAGGCCGATGACGTCGCCGATCTGCGCCTGCCCGATCATCAGGACGCTTTGATCGCCGCCGTCGCCGCCGCCCAGCCCAATACCGTCGCCGTGCTCGAAACCGGCGGCCCGGTGCTGATGCCATGGGTCGCCCAGGTGCCCGCGGTGATCCAGGCCTGGTATCCCGGCCAGCGCGGCGGCGAAGCGCTCGCCAATATCCTGACCGGCAAGGTCAATCCCTCGGGCCGCCTGCCGATCACCTTCCCCGCCACCGCCGCCCAGCCGCCGCGCCCGCATCCGGTCGGCAAGGACACGCTGTCGTCGCTGGAGGCGGAAGCCGCATCGAACCCCGCCGCCGCGCCCGGCCAATATGAGCTCAGGAGCTTCCCGGTCGAATATCAGGAAGGCGCCGATGTCGGTTATCGCTGGTATGAGAAGAAGGGCCAGAAGCCACTCTTCGCATTCGGCCACGGGCTCAGCTACACCAGCTTCGGCTATGCCAACCTCCAGGTGACGGGCGGCAAGACGCTCAGCGTCTCGTTCGATGTCACCAACACCGGCAGCCGCGCCGGCGCCGATGTGCCGCAGGTCTATGTCGCGCGCGACAATGGCACGCCGATGCGCCTCGCCGCCTTCCAGCGCGTCGAACTGAAGCCCGGCGAGACTCGCCGCCTGACCCTCAATGCCGAGCCGCGCATTCTAGCCGATTATGAAACCAGCCTGCCCGGCTGGCGGATCGTCGGTGGCACCTATCGCGTCGCGGTCGCGCACGACGCGGCCGATCGTGGACTTGTCACCACCACCACCCTCGATGAGGCGACGATGAAGCCCTGAACTCCCAGCCCCCTGGGATGGCGGCGCCGGGCACGCGCATTGCCCGGCGCCGCCGCAACTGGCAGGACTGAGGCCGATGTCCGCCCCCTCGCCTGCCCCCGCGGACGCGCCGCGCTCGACCGGCTTCCTGCTGCTGTTCGCGCTCGCCAATGCCGGGGCGGTTATCAGCTATCTGCCCCTGCTCACCCTGCTGCTCCCGGCGCGGATCGGCGCCATCGCCGGTGACACCCGCCTCGACCTGTTCACGATCACGGTGATCGCGGGCGCCGCCGCCGCCAGCCTCTCCAACATCGCCTTTGGCTGGCTCAGCGACCTTTATGGCCGGCGGCGGCGCTGGGTCGGATTGGGCGTGGTGCTGACCGCCGCCGCCTATGCCGCCATCGCGCTGGCGACGACGCCGGTGACGATCGTCCTCGCGATCATGGCATTCCAGATTGCCATCAACGCGTTGCTCGCCCCCTTTCTCGCGATCATGGCCGACGAGATTCCGGACAGCCAGAAGGGCGTCGCCGGCGGTCTGCTCGCTTTCGCCGCGCCGCTCGCCTCGGCAGTCGGCGCCTTGCTGGTCAGCCTGACGCCCTCCGACACCGTCCGCCTGCTGTTCATCCCCGCCGCCGTGGCATTGTGCGTCGTACCACTGCTGCGTACCCGTGCCCGTCCGCTCGTGGCGAAACCCGTGG is a genomic window of Sphingomonas sp. containing:
- a CDS encoding tryptophan halogenase family protein, with protein sequence MEASVSRIVIVGGGTAGWLAASLIAARADPAAADPIHITLIESPDIPTIGVGEGTWPTMRRTLERIGIAEADFLLACDASFKQGSRFDGWRTGAADDFYYHPFMPPLDGDPQEVVSAWRDAGDNMSFAQAMGPQPRIAALNLAPRQRAMPDYAGALNYAYHLDAAKLAGLLSRHATQRLGVEHVRDHVTGVSKTEDGDIAAIQTRASGLIAGDLFLDCTGHSALLIGDHLGVPFIDRSDVLFNDRALAVQVPVAPDSPISSHTTSTAHAAGWIWDIGLPARRGVGCVYSSKFTSDEAAAETLANYLRATTPGGEADNLTFRRLAFRSGHRERFWERNCLAIGLSAGFLEPLESSAIVLIELSVEALLDNFPATRTTMDLHARRFNDRFRYRWCRIIEFLKLHYVPSERDEPYWQAHRDPASIPERLADLLELWRDQPPSLADLPMADEVFPAASYQYVLYGMGYPAPAPGAIRTGARDAIVRQMRQAEQRGRALAASLPDNRAYLDALRAERSSSGKRMAE
- a CDS encoding TonB-dependent receptor, with product MRGISRRSMSSLALGASMLALMTVPGTALAQDQTASTPDNAVNDQDGEIVVTGIRASLRQAVDIKRNANGVVDAISAEDIGKFPDTNLAESLQRITGVSIDRSNGEGSTVTVRGFGPEYNLVTLNGRQMPTSTLGDGGSAPSTRSFDFANLASEGVAGVEVYKTGRASIPSGGIGSSINIRTPRPLDNPGIRGSIGIKGVMDLSRNDGNPITPEISGIISSTFMDDKVGILINGSWQKRKGSVNQANVGWRDGYLGSENNWGSLAMAPDARAANITNRPKANDVYQVPQNGSYDLNDINRERINGQLVLQFRPVDDLTATVDYTYSRNTVEVRNSSVGIWFNHADTSSSWTDGPVAGPKFYTERFAALERKDLSYSGALTANRSINKSLGGNLRWDAPGGVTMELDAHHSTAESKPSNKFGSSVSVGNAVFGVASQTINFENDLPVISYTMHPGIDPLDRSLITPTGNAFRNAYFKNEIDQVQLRGRYDHDGGFLDSIDFGASYIDSKVRSAFGFIQNETWSGAGPASDIPDDIFTLTSLPDKFKGVQGAGAGMIQSFYRFDFERMVGLIDSKYGTCRSPQQGVAAPGTCLAEFTTDRRIREKTLAPYLQVSTVFDLFGNPAHLVAGGRYEHTLIDSEALVPIPNGTSWNAANEFYVQLSGKSDFSRFRGEYENWLPSVDFDVSPMRDVKLRASYSHTITRADYGSLQGGLTLDNQFRIAFGTGSRGNPGLKPFKSKNLDFSAEWYYAPASYISVGYFNKDVSNFISQGRTDENAFGLRTVANGPRYNAAVAAGAGATTCGIRQYIFDNYPGSVVKTGTDPSGCTTGNILALPEDPLLTFQINTPVNNSQTENLHGWEFAVQHNFWNTGFGVILNYTKVDGSAKYDNTKPSSATQFALTGLSDSANAVAFYDKNGLQARVAWNWRDQFLAGAGANPFYVEKYWQIDASASYEFIPGLTVFAEGINLTGEGRRGHLRSDRNVAFATKGDPRYSAGVRFTF
- a CDS encoding SapC family protein, encoding MTDHAILTPEAHAELRIRTEHGADLGDAVMYAITVPSEFRQVQNDYPILFRMNPERDGFTALAIFGFEAGENLYLDGGRWDAQGRPLSIEIQPFLIGGDPDDDAPKQVHIDMASPRIGAGEGVRVFDETGRPTPYLETIIDKLGALDAGYRESRDFFEALRRYELLEPLILEVTLDDGSTNRLVGFHVIDEEKLRSLDAAALGDLHEAGHLMPIFMALASLANLSALIARKNRRAHG